One Synechococcus sp. CC9605 genomic window carries:
- a CDS encoding TIGR04283 family arsenosugar biosynthesis glycosyltransferase gives MAGLSVVIPTLEEASRLPLLLADLQRWPGDLEVIVSDAGSRDQTRVVAQLAGASVLDNPQSGRGPQLRWGVDHSSHAWVLVLHADSRLPGSWHQKVARVLDRPESHLSAWFFNFNVDADGRPMLWLLKRMVNLRSHWLQRPYGDQGLLIQRQLYERVGGYRPLALMEDLDLVERLSKVAPLRSLNCSLLTSGERWQSRRVLMQAWRNARLRWLWRQGRSTEQLLRIYRR, from the coding sequence ATGGCAGGGCTAAGCGTTGTGATTCCAACCCTGGAGGAAGCCAGCAGGCTGCCACTGCTGCTGGCGGATCTGCAGCGATGGCCAGGAGACTTGGAGGTGATCGTCTCCGACGCAGGCAGCCGGGATCAGACCCGAGTGGTGGCGCAGCTGGCCGGTGCCAGCGTGCTCGACAACCCGCAATCCGGACGGGGGCCACAGCTGCGCTGGGGCGTCGACCACAGCTCCCATGCCTGGGTGCTGGTGCTGCACGCCGACAGCCGCCTCCCGGGCAGCTGGCATCAAAAGGTGGCGAGGGTTCTCGACAGGCCGGAGTCTCACCTGAGCGCCTGGTTCTTCAACTTCAACGTGGATGCAGACGGGCGGCCGATGCTGTGGCTGCTGAAGCGGATGGTGAACCTGCGCAGCCATTGGCTGCAACGGCCTTACGGCGATCAGGGCCTGTTGATTCAGCGCCAGCTGTATGAGCGGGTGGGCGGCTACCGGCCCCTGGCGCTGATGGAAGACCTGGACCTGGTGGAACGCCTGAGCAAGGTCGCTCCCCTCCGTTCATTGAACTGCTCCCTGCTCACCAGCGGGGAGCGCTGGCAGTCGCGGAGAGTGCTGATGCAGGCCTGGCGCAATGCCCGGCTGCGCTGGCTCTGGCGGCAGGGCCGATCAACGGAGCAGCTG